Proteins encoded within one genomic window of Empedobacter falsenii:
- a CDS encoding NUDIX domain-containing protein: protein MYKEYLVPISIKGIIRINGKYLLVKNNRNEWELPGGRLEPNELPEETLEREIYEELNIKFKVSKIVDSWVFEVVPNKTVFIVAYLIDANSIEHSNFGLFNLEELEHMDIPKGYLNSIKNIYIGDCLLSYLT from the coding sequence GTGTATAAAGAATATTTAGTTCCAATTTCCATAAAAGGAATAATTAGAATAAATGGTAAATATTTATTGGTTAAGAATAATCGAAATGAATGGGAATTACCTGGAGGAAGATTAGAACCAAATGAATTGCCAGAAGAAACTCTTGAACGTGAAATTTATGAAGAATTAAATATAAAGTTTAAAGTTTCAAAAATTGTTGATTCTTGGGTTTTTGAGGTTGTTCCAAATAAAACTGTATTTATTGTAGCATATTTAATTGATGCAAATAGTATTGAACATTCAAATTTTGGATTATTTAATCTAGAAGAATTAGAACATATGGATATTCCGAAAGGATATCTAAATTCTATAAAAAATATATATATAGGAGATTGTTTACTTTCCTACTTAACATAA